The genomic stretch ACTTCTCCTCTGCATCAGGGGGATTGCAAACACGACTGATAACGGAGGTAGGAGTGGAAGCAATAACAGAAATCACTGACTTCTCACTGAAGATCTGTTTTGTTTCTGGAGATGGTATAGACGCAGGCTGTCGCACTACAGGTTGGGCTGAAACAGGGAGTTGCCTGTTATCTTGAGGAGCACTCTTGCTGGTTACCACATCTGATGTAATGTCACTTTCCCTTAAAGGATGAGCGTGTATTTTCCCGGATGTAGCACCGATTTCCAAGACTGGGACAGTTCTAGGCTTTGTGAGGATTTTACGCAAATCACCCGAATTAGCATCTTGAGCAGGGGTGTCTGAGGGTAATTTAGATGTCTCCATCGGAGCTACAGAGGTCAGCGGTGGAGAGAGGACCCCAGCTTCTTTCGGCTGATTGAAACGCTCCGTTTGGGAAACAGAAATCCTGCTTGGGTATGAGGACAAGTTCTTGAGACAAGTTCTCGTTGGAGATAGTGACGGACATGTGTTCTTGTAAGAAGAAGGCTGGCATTTTGATGACGTTGGGCTTCTGCTAATAGCTGGAGAGGATTTTGAGATATCAATCTCAGTTTTAAGAGGCGACTCAGGTTCGTTTGATATATCTGCATTAGGATCCATTAAACTTACACGCTGCTTGGAAGAGGAAGTAATGACAACAGCTGTACTTGCTGGTGATCTTTCTGTGGCTGCAGGAAGTTCTGCAGGTACTGACTCCATTGACTTCACAGGGATATTTTCAGCTTTCAAAACTACATCTTTAATGGGTTCCTTTTTGCTTCCAGCAGCCTTTTGGCCTTTGCCCTTCTTTGAAGTTTTTGATCTGCCTTTACACCCTTTTCTGGGAGTGGTTACGGTCTCCTCCTGAACAACTGCTGTGCTAGAACAGGTTTCAGATTCTTTTGAACCGGGACCAAGAGTCTGCATATCAGGACCGGACTCTACAGAGTTCATGATTTGATCCATGTCCTCTGATTTAATGGAATCTATAGCAGCAGCAAGCTCTGTTTCACTAGATGGATTTGCAGGCTTTTCTTCTTCTGAGACATGCTCTGGCTCTTCAGCTGCCAAACGTCGTGCCTTTGTCAGGTTACTTTTAAATGGAAGAGGAGGAGCATCTTCTGTGAGCTTGGCAATATTCTCAACAGCTTGCTCAAGCTCCAACTCTTGAGCCAGTGAAGCTACATGAGGATCAATGGCTTTTTCTGCAGCAGGCAAAGTCTCCCTTTCACAATTAACATCATCCATGGCATCATTTTCAAATTTAACTTCTAGTACCTCATCCTTTGAGGACACACCAGGTGAGCTATTCTTGGGAGACTCATCCGTTCCAGGTTCTTCTTCACTAGTCTGAAGCATTGCCTTTACTTCGGTCACATCGAGACGGATTCTCAGGTTTTTAAGAATGGGAGGATTTTCTTCATTTATGAGTTTGGTACTTTCAGAAAGTTTCTCCATTTTGTCTCCTTTCTTTACGATTCCAGATGCTGATGCATTTCCTGGACTGACTCCTTTCTGTGTGGGGGGTGAGAATTTGCCTTTACCCACTTTGGGAACCCCCTCACTACTTGTTTCACTGCCATCCTTAGACTCAGTTGATTTTGACCGTTCAACTTTGCCCGCTGGTACATCCTCTGCTTGGCGTCGATTCTTAGGGGGGCGTCCCCGTCTCAAGGTTGGTGGTGCAGCAACAGCCTCTAGTTCAGAACCTACATCTCTATCTAAACCACGCTTCCGTCCACCACGTGGTGATTCAGCATCTTTTCCGGGCTGCAGACCAGTTTCATCTTCAATTGGTGTAGCATAGACAGAACGCACATTTCTACGTCTTGCCCTACCTGACTGTGAACTCTGCTCTGTACCTTGTTCCATTTCTATACCTTGCACAGGCGACTTACTTAACGACTTTGATTCAGGTGTTGTTTTGAATGCTTCTCCTCTTGGAGAAGATGAACGTTTGAGCTTCTCTTTGTCAATGCGCTCACTTTTGCGGGTGCTTTGTTTGTCTGGGGTAACAGGCAAAGTTGTAGTTACTGGTGTGGTAGGCGAGGATTTAGCCCTTTTATTTCTTGACTTTGGAGGGGATGACACAACTTCAACTGTATAATTATCAGGACATTCCTGATCGTCTGCATTAATAGATTCAGCCTCAGCTGCAACAGGTGGCTCAGGTTCTTTTTCATGTTGCTCAGAAGGGATATGTGGGAGGGGACTTGGTGATTCAGGAAACATCACTGGAGGCTCAGCCTCTGGCTGTACATTATTTTTTGGTGTTTCGTTGCTTGGGAGTTGGTCTGCAACTACTTTAGTGGTGTCATGAGCATTTTCAGAGTCATCAGCCTTCAATACCATCTCCTCTGCTGGGATCTTTAACTCTTGGCTTTCTGAAGAATTGGGTTCTGAGAGTTGCTCAAGCAAAGGCTGTAATGGATGAACTGTGGGCTGTTCATGCTCTTTATCTTTCTCCATAGAAGAATAAAGCAAATTACGGGTTACAGAATCAACAATTTCTGCTTCCACTGTTGGCAAGGATTCTTCAGCTGCTAAAACAGGGGGTGATATTTGAGGAGCTTGAACAGGACTAGTCTGAGGTACCTGAACAGGACTAACTGATTTGATCTCCGCTTGTCTAATACTATGTTCAGTAGCATTTTGCTGCTGTGGTGCTTGTTCTTCTTCTGGTGTTTTACTTACTTTGGTTGCATCTATGCTTTCATCTTGCTTGGAATCGTGATGGCTTTgttctttattcttctgttgcTGCGACCTTGTTAGTTCTAAAAAGCGGCTATGGAAAAGCACAACTGGTTCTGGGTCAGGCTGCCCTTCTGCTGGGCCTTGCTGAGAGTACAGATATCCAACACCATGTTCAGGGTCCTCGTGCTTTCGTTCTAGATGCTGAAGGCGCCTTGAATCCTGCTCAAAAATAGAACTGTGCAAAAAACGTGACGCAAACAACTCTCGTCTCTCCTGTTCTTCTGGCTTTGGATCTTCTTTCCGGTCTTCAATTTTGTCGTCAGACTcacttctaatttttttcttcttcatgtaCCATGAGGGTGTTGGTCGTGGTGTGGACTCCACCTTCTCTGTGTCCTTTCTACTACTGAAACTGGGGAAATGTTGATCATAATCAAGGAAAGACCAGTTGTCTTCCCTTGTCGAGGACAAAGACTTTGCACGCTCTAACAAAGCTTTAGTATCTGGAGTGATCGTCTGATCATCagcaaaagaacagaatttgttTCTCTCTAGAGAGGTCATCAGCTTGGACTCTGATAATCTGTTTGGACGATGTCTTTCAGAAAAGGATACTGACGTTGATGGAGCAGGAGAGTTAGGTTTATTTTCACGATCTTCTTCAGAATCAGAACGCACTTCACCAGGTTCCAAATCAGGCCAAAGTCCGTAATCCAAGTACTTACGATTGAGCCGCCTTTTTTCAGCGATTCTTGAAAAGTCTGGTAACAAGTCTTGCTTTAGTCGACTCTCCCAGGATCTTTGCTGGTCGTCTTGTAGACATGTACTAATCTTTGACATCTGTGAGGTGTGCATCCGTTTACCCCCAAGCTCCTGATCTGTTTGAGCATTGTCCTCAGGCTTCAATGGTTCTTTTACTACTCTCACAGTCATTTGATCATGAGGGTCTGCATATTCTTCCTCTCTTTGTTGGGGGGCATGCTGAAACCTTGGAGAGTTTGTGTTATTCCACTCAAGGTCTTCACTCTTTTGCCTGACTGTTCTGTAAATCCTCTCTCTCTTAGCATTCATATCCATCTCAAAAGATTCTTGTTTCTTTATCTTACTTGGAGGTGAATTATCAGTGACGTCCTGTGGAGGCTTGCCAACCTCATGCACCAGGCTTCGATGCTCAAGATCTTCTGCATCTACACCTTGAGGAGGTTCTGACTTTCCTGTTATATCCAACGGCTGCAGCTGCTGTCGTAGCCTTCGTTTCTGCTCCATCTGTTTGCGGTAACTCTGAGAAAGGTCAATATTTTCTAGATATTCATCCCTTACTTTACTATCCTTATCCGAGGTTCCATCAATTGAAAGTTGTCTAGACATGCTTGGCCCAGGGTGAGATTTTGAGTCCAAAACATCCACCTCAGGCAGTTCACTTGACCTTACTGATGAGCCCTGAGACGTCCCTCTCACAGCATCATCCACCTCTTCCCTTTGACTATGATGAGAACCAATCCTGGATTTGGAGTGTTCTCTCTTTTGagtctctttctctgcctttaCATCTATATCTGTCTCTTTTGCAAATCCTGCACTTGGAGCAAATTCAGCAGGTTGGCTAATCCCAGAGCCTGGATCCTCCTCCAGACGCCCCCGTTTCTGTCGTATTGCTTTCCCCCCAGGATCACCAAACCGCCTCTTTCTCGCTTCAAGTTTGTCAGAATCTAGAAGGGAGTCTTTGCCATCACTACCAGagtcagattttaaatgtttctttgcCTTTCCTTTGCCATCCCTGTCTAGTGACTCGCTTTTACACTGATCGAGCCGCTCTCCCTTTTGAGGCTCAAGGCGAGTTACGTGGTCAGTAGGGGAAGGCTCTTTGTCCCCTTTATGCTTCTGTCGTTCTTGAATCTCCACGTCTGAAACCTTAACCTTGCCAGATCCCAAATCGAGAATCGCCTCTCTATCCGCTTCTGAAAGAGGTACACCGGGAGACTGCACTTTGCCTCTCCTTTGCTTTGCCTTCTCTCTGTCGGCCTTCTCTTTGCGTCTGCTGCGCTTCTTGTTCTCTGCTCCACTAACGCGCTCTGCCTCGACTTGCTCCATTTCTCTCTCCAGTCCTTCTGATTTGTAATCTACTGCCAATTTCTCAGACTTCTCCAAATGAGCCGGGGGTGGAGACAGCGAGCTGCAGCTTCCCGATCTTTCTGAGGAGTGCCTGTACACACGTCGTTCAGCGTCTCGTGACACGCGGTCTGACGGTGAGGGTGAAGCAGAGGGAGTCAGGGGACGCCGCTGATGAGACGGGCTCCATCGGCCTCGCTC from Carassius gibelio isolate Cgi1373 ecotype wild population from Czech Republic chromosome A22, carGib1.2-hapl.c, whole genome shotgun sequence encodes the following:
- the si:ch1073-335m2.2 gene encoding msx2-interacting protein isoform X6: MDGLTRPSLDEEPFDIVALYRPFFPQAPLYAITVFGSHKIPPILYWEYLGSVTALKSGSDSRERAYDHSPYGHHERSGSFERPRHYNTEYYRDRAMFPSGVSSSPAASTISSGFDAPESHFESRIRDSFTISSSARRDPYRDDRGRRTDRTYHHRRSRSSHSSQSRHPSPQRSTGQTPKAAHSPKRAPVSPGRGPRSHSRSPSSSSDSVSSTSSTGSGSSDSNSSSSEGSRARSVQSTATHAPPAPHALALDSDEPRRSFGIRVQNLPTRSTDTSLKDGLFHEFKKYGKVTSVQIHGELEERYGLVFFRQQEDQEKALGVSKGKLFFGMLIEVTAWNGPETESENEFRPLDGRIDEFHPKATRTLFIGNLEKTANYQQLLDVFQRFGEIVDIDIKRVNGVPQYAFVQYSDIASVCKAIKKMDGEYLGANRLKLGFGKSMPTACVWLDGLTSNITEQYLTRHFCRYGPVVKVVFDRLKGMALILFNNTDFAQAAVRETKGWKIGGNKIKVDFASQESQMAFYRSMQASGQDIRDFYDIPSDRREDRRTSYDFSAERAYYENVRTPGIYAEDPRRDYPARSRERYAELDHYQGEHYDPRYHEDPREYRDYRDPFEDIRKYSYIQRERERERFEAERGRWSPSHQRRPLTPSASPSPSDRVSRDAERRVYRHSSERSGSCSSLSPPPAHLEKSEKLAVDYKSEGLEREMEQVEAERVSGAENKKRSRRKEKADREKAKQRRGKVQSPGVPLSEADREAILDLGSGKVKVSDVEIQERQKHKGDKEPSPTDHVTRLEPQKGERLDQCKSESLDRDGKGKAKKHLKSDSGSDGKDSLLDSDKLEARKRRFGDPGGKAIRQKRGRLEEDPGSGISQPAEFAPSAGFAKETDIDVKAEKETQKREHSKSRIGSHHSQREEVDDAVRGTSQGSSVRSSELPEVDVLDSKSHPGPSMSRQLSIDGTSDKDSKVRDEYLENIDLSQSYRKQMEQKRRLRQQLQPLDITGKSEPPQGVDAEDLEHRSLVHEVGKPPQDVTDNSPPSKIKKQESFEMDMNAKRERIYRTVRQKSEDLEWNNTNSPRFQHAPQQREEEYADPHDQMTVRVVKEPLKPEDNAQTDQELGGKRMHTSQMSKISTCLQDDQQRSWESRLKQDLLPDFSRIAEKRRLNRKYLDYGLWPDLEPGEVRSDSEEDRENKPNSPAPSTSVSFSERHRPNRLSESKLMTSLERNKFCSFADDQTITPDTKALLERAKSLSSTREDNWSFLDYDQHFPSFSSRKDTEKVESTPRPTPSWYMKKKKIRSESDDKIEDRKEDPKPEEQERRELFASRFLHSSIFEQDSRRLQHLERKHEDPEHGVGYLYSQQGPAEGQPDPEPVVLFHSRFLELTRSQQQKNKEQSHHDSKQDESIDATKVSKTPEEEQAPQQQNATEHSIRQAEIKSVSPVQVPQTSPVQAPQISPPVLAAEESLPTVEAEIVDSVTRNLLYSSMEKDKEHEQPTVHPLQPLLEQLSEPNSSESQELKIPAEEMVLKADDSENAHDTTKVVADQLPSNETPKNNVQPEAEPPVMFPESPSPLPHIPSEQHEKEPEPPVAAEAESINADDQECPDNYTVEVVSSPPKSRNKRAKSSPTTPVTTTLPVTPDKQSTRKSERIDKEKLKRSSSPRGEAFKTTPESKSLSKSPVQGIEMEQGTEQSSQSGRARRRNVRSVYATPIEDETGLQPGKDAESPRGGRKRGLDRDVGSELEAVAAPPTLRRGRPPKNRRQAEDVPAGKVERSKSTESKDGSETSSEGVPKVGKGKFSPPTQKGVSPGNASASGIVKKGDKMEKLSESTKLINEENPPILKNLRIRLDVTEVKAMLQTSEEEPGTDESPKNSSPGVSSKDEVLEVKFENDAMDDVNCERETLPAAEKAIDPHVASLAQELELEQAVENIAKLTEDAPPLPFKSNLTKARRLAAEEPEHVSEEEKPANPSSETELAAAIDSIKSEDMDQIMNSVESGPDMQTLGPGSKESETCSSTAVVQEETVTTPRKGCKGRSKTSKKGKGQKAAGSKKEPIKDVVLKAENIPVKSMESVPAELPAATERSPASTAVVITSSSKQRVSLMDPNADISNEPESPLKTEIDISKSSPAISRSPTSSKCQPSSYKNTCPSLSPTRTCLKNLSSYPSRISVSQTERFNQPKEAGVLSPPLTSVAPMETSKLPSDTPAQDANSGDLRKILTKPRTVPVLEIGATSGKIHAHPLRESDITSDVVTSKSAPQDNRQLPVSAQPVVRQPASIPSPETKQIFSEKSVISVIASTPTSVISRVCNPPDAEEKSNAPIGNRLDKQPPKQIYQPSLEESSTYHGPAVGEEGGNAGRYIVESTSLSTGSSTGLRVQTSEGVVVLSHSGQKMEGPLRISAKISQIPPASAVDMESQQLVSMPQIKQELYSASQPPSSKCPLPSDHGNSIKSQPNVATIKQESALDKLESAYTPVQSGVVKILQQTPGPSQVMSYVEKPAWVPTISPAISPHLPSAAGNHVGFIAGTPTDRTSLIQPKQEPRSPRKSGHPHSPFPKVSSPMGSSSPKGVSVVLPPGLNPLSQYVSTVHHSEQSVIMPPHNPHGSIGRMSPHRVGAIGHLTQGEVRVNTPPLSMMNYGIHSESLTSSWAPGQQRPTSPQAIGNREMVLKVNPANARSPAAQLKQDSIPAEYRGALHSGLPLDRFNRDMRVLMHHQQSDRPTAELHQGHVPENIPPSSTAPSMAASLSPRPHLLAKAVSEKDSSKASELKRAQSPSSKEGMMAIRSAMPPMASPQRVQLITAGTGTSFPEYSTMYTNLRPAHAQFAENSPMGINQSAHSIPPSQGVQEPESSQAQAESKVELVGHQPVNMVQLLTKYPIVWQGLLALKNDTAAVQLHFLCGNKALGLRSLPLPETGGILRIVQRMRLEAQQLEGVARRMTGESDFCLLLAMPCGLDQEDVLNQTQALKSAFIHYLQAKLAAGIINVPNPGSNQPAYVLQIFPPCEFSESHLSRLAPDLLSQISSISPHLMIVITSV
- the si:ch1073-335m2.2 gene encoding msx2-interacting protein isoform X2; protein product: MVRETRHLWVGNLPEHVREEKIVEHFKRYGRVESVKVLRKRGSEGGVAAFVDFVDIKSAQKAHNAVNKMGDRDLRTDYNEPGSVPSAVRGLEDPTPSSSHGREVAGFSRSAVGPVYVPPVSLHTREGRYERRLDGGSDSRERAYDHSPYGHHERSGSFERPRHYNTEYYRDRAMFPSGVSSSPAASTISSGFDAPESHFESRIRDSFTISSSARRDPYRDDRGRRTDRTYHHRRSRSSHSSQSRHPSPQRSTGQTPKAAHSPKRAPVSPGRGPRSHSRSPSSSSDSVSSTSSTGSGSSDSNSSSSEGSRARSVQSTATHAPPAPHALALDSDEPRRSFGIRVQNLPTRSTDTSLKDGLFHEFKKYGKVTSVQIHGELEERYGLVFFRQQEDQEKALGVSKGKLFFGMLIEVTAWNGPETESENEFRPLDGRIDEFHPKATRTLFIGNLEKTANYQQLLDVFQRFGEIVDIDIKRVNGVPQYAFVQYSDIASVCKAIKKMDGEYLGANRLKLGFGKSMPTACVWLDGLTSNITEQYLTRHFCRYGPVVKVVFDRLKGMALILFNNTDFAQAAVRETKGWKIGGNKIKVDFASQESQMAFYRSMQASGQDIRDFYDIPSDRREDRRTSYDFSAERAYYENVRTPGIYAEDPRRDYPARSRERYAELDHYQGEHYDPRYHEDPREYRDYRDPFEDIRKYSYIQRERERERFEAERGRWSPSHQRRPLTPSASPSPSDRVSRDAERRVYRHSSERSGSCSSLSPPPAHLEKSEKLAVDYKSEGLEREMEQVEAERVSGAENKKRSRRKEKADREKAKQRRGKVQSPGVPLSEADREAILDLGSGKVKVSDVEIQERQKHKGDKEPSPTDHVTRLEPQKGERLDQCKSESLDRDGKGKAKKHLKSDSGSDGKDSLLDSDKLEARKRRFGDPGGKAIRQKRGRLEEDPGSGISQPAEFAPSAGFAKETDIDVKAEKETQKREHSKSRIGSHHSQREEVDDAVRGTSQGSSVRSSELPEVDVLDSKSHPGPSMSRQLSIDGTSDKDSKVRDEYLENIDLSQSYRKQMEQKRRLRQQLQPLDITGKSEPPQGVDAEDLEHRSLVHEVGKPPQDVTDNSPPSKIKKQESFEMDMNAKRERIYRTVRQKSEDLEWNNTNSPRFQHAPQQREEEYADPHDQMTVRVVKEPLKPEDNAQTDQELGGKRMHTSQMSKISTCLQDDQQRSWESRLKQDLLPDFSRIAEKRRLNRKYLDYGLWPDLEPGEVRSDSEEDRENKPNSPAPSTSVSFSERHRPNRLSESKLMTSLERNKFCSFADDQTITPDTKALLERAKSLSSTREDNWSFLDYDQHFPSFSSRKDTEKVESTPRPTPSWYMKKKKIRSESDDKIEDRKEDPKPEEQERRELFASRFLHSSIFEQDSRRLQHLERKHEDPEHGVGYLYSQQGPAEGQPDPEPVVLFHSRFLELTRSQQQKNKEQSHHDSKQDESIDATKVSKTPEEEQAPQQQNATEHSIRQAEIKSVSPVQVPQTSPVQAPQISPPVLAAEESLPTVEAEIVDSVTRNLLYSSMEKDKEHEQPTVHPLQPLLEQLSEPNSSESQELKIPAEEMVLKADDSENAHDTTKVVADQLPSNETPKNNVQPEAEPPVMFPESPSPLPHIPSEQHEKEPEPPVAAEAESINADDQECPDNYTVEVVSSPPKSRNKRAKSSPTTPVTTTLPVTPDKQSTRKSERIDKEKLKRSSSPRGEAFKTTPESKSLSKSPVQGIEMEQGTEQSSQSGRARRRNVRSVYATPIEDETGLQPGKDAESPRGGRKRGLDRDVGSELEAVAAPPTLRRGRPPKNRRQAEDVPAGKVERSKSTESKDGSETSSEGVPKVGKGKFSPPTQKGVSPGNASASGIVKKGDKMEKLSESTKLINEENPPILKNLRIRLDVTEVKAMLQTSEEEPGTDESPKNSSPGVSSKDEVLEVKFENDAMDDVNCERETLPAAEKAIDPHVASLAQELELEQAVENIAKLTEDAPPLPFKSNLTKARRLAAEEPEHVSEEEKPANPSSETELAAAIDSIKSEDMDQIMNSVESGPDMQTLGPGSKESETCSSTAVVQEETVTTPRKGCKGRSKTSKKGKGQKAAGSKKEPIKDVVLKAENIPVKSMESVPAELPAATERSPASTAVVITSSSKQRVSLMDPNADISNEPESPLKTEIDISKSSPAISRSPTSSKCQPSSYKNTCPSLSPTRTCLKNLSSYPSRISVSQTERFNQPKEAGVLSPPLTSVAPMETSKLPSDTPAQDANSGDLRKILTKPRTVPVLEIGATSGKIHAHPLRESDITSDVVTSKSAPQDNRQLPVSAQPVVRQPASIPSPETKQIFSEKSVISVIASTPTSVISRVCNPPDAEEKSNAPIGNRLDKQPPKQIYQPSLEESSTYHGPAVGEEGGNAGRYIVESTSLSTGSSTGLRVQTSEGVVVLSHSGQKMEGPLRISAKISQIPPASAVDMESQQLVSMPQIKQELYSASQPPSSKCPLPSDHGNSIKSQPNVATIKQESALDKLESAYTPVQSGVVKILQQTPGPSQVMSYVEKPAWVPTISPAISPHLPSAAGNHVGFIAGTPTDRTSLIQPKQEPRSPRKSGHPHSPFPKVSSPMGSSSPKGVSVVLPPGLNPLSQYVSTVHHSEQSVIMPPHNPHGSIGRMSPHRVGAIGHLTQGEVRVNTPPLSMMNYGIHSESLTSSWAPGQQRPTSPQAIGNREMVLKVNPANARSPAAQLKQDSIPAEYRGALHSGLPLDRFNRDMRVLMHHQQSDRPTAELHQGHVPENIPPSSTAPSMAASLSPRPHLLAKAVSEKDSSKASELKRAQSPSSKEGMMAIRSAMPPMASPQRVQLITAGTGTSFPEYSTMYTNLRPAHAQFAENSPMGINQSAHSIPPSQGVQEPESSQAQAESKVELVGHQPVNMVQLLTKYPIVWQGLLALKNDTAAVQLHFLCGNKALGLRSLPLPETGGILRIVQRMRLEAQQLEGVARRMTGESDFCLLLAMPCGLDQEDVLNQTQALKSAFIHYLQAKLAAGIINVPNPGSNQPAYVLQIFPPCEFSESHLSRLAPDLLSQISSISPHLMIVITSV
- the si:ch1073-335m2.2 gene encoding msx2-interacting protein isoform X3; this translates as MVRETRHLWVGNLPEHVREEKIVEHFKRYGRVESVKVLRKRGSEGGVAAFVDFVDIKSAQKAHNAVNKMGDRDLRTDYNEPGSVPSAVRGLEDPTPSSSHGREVAGFSRSAVGPVYVPPVSLHTREGRYERRLDGSGSDSRERAYDHSPYGHHERSGSFERPRHYNTEYYRDRAMFPSGVSSSPAASTISSGFDAPESHFESRIRDSFTISSSARRDPYRDDRGRRTDRTYHHRRSRSSHSSQSRHPSPQRSTGQTPKAAHSPKRAPVSPGRGPRSHSRSPSSSSDSVSSTSSTGSGSDSNSSSSEGSRARSVQSTATHAPPAPHALALDSDEPRRSFGIRVQNLPTRSTDTSLKDGLFHEFKKYGKVTSVQIHGELEERYGLVFFRQQEDQEKALGVSKGKLFFGMLIEVTAWNGPETESENEFRPLDGRIDEFHPKATRTLFIGNLEKTANYQQLLDVFQRFGEIVDIDIKRVNGVPQYAFVQYSDIASVCKAIKKMDGEYLGANRLKLGFGKSMPTACVWLDGLTSNITEQYLTRHFCRYGPVVKVVFDRLKGMALILFNNTDFAQAAVRETKGWKIGGNKIKVDFASQESQMAFYRSMQASGQDIRDFYDIPSDRREDRRTSYDFSAERAYYENVRTPGIYAEDPRRDYPARSRERYAELDHYQGEHYDPRYHEDPREYRDYRDPFEDIRKYSYIQRERERERFEAERGRWSPSHQRRPLTPSASPSPSDRVSRDAERRVYRHSSERSGSCSSLSPPPAHLEKSEKLAVDYKSEGLEREMEQVEAERVSGAENKKRSRRKEKADREKAKQRRGKVQSPGVPLSEADREAILDLGSGKVKVSDVEIQERQKHKGDKEPSPTDHVTRLEPQKGERLDQCKSESLDRDGKGKAKKHLKSDSGSDGKDSLLDSDKLEARKRRFGDPGGKAIRQKRGRLEEDPGSGISQPAEFAPSAGFAKETDIDVKAEKETQKREHSKSRIGSHHSQREEVDDAVRGTSQGSSVRSSELPEVDVLDSKSHPGPSMSRQLSIDGTSDKDSKVRDEYLENIDLSQSYRKQMEQKRRLRQQLQPLDITGKSEPPQGVDAEDLEHRSLVHEVGKPPQDVTDNSPPSKIKKQESFEMDMNAKRERIYRTVRQKSEDLEWNNTNSPRFQHAPQQREEEYADPHDQMTVRVVKEPLKPEDNAQTDQELGGKRMHTSQMSKISTCLQDDQQRSWESRLKQDLLPDFSRIAEKRRLNRKYLDYGLWPDLEPGEVRSDSEEDRENKPNSPAPSTSVSFSERHRPNRLSESKLMTSLERNKFCSFADDQTITPDTKALLERAKSLSSTREDNWSFLDYDQHFPSFSSRKDTEKVESTPRPTPSWYMKKKKIRSESDDKIEDRKEDPKPEEQERRELFASRFLHSSIFEQDSRRLQHLERKHEDPEHGVGYLYSQQGPAEGQPDPEPVVLFHSRFLELTRSQQQKNKEQSHHDSKQDESIDATKVSKTPEEEQAPQQQNATEHSIRQAEIKSVSPVQVPQTSPVQAPQISPPVLAAEESLPTVEAEIVDSVTRNLLYSSMEKDKEHEQPTVHPLQPLLEQLSEPNSSESQELKIPAEEMVLKADDSENAHDTTKVVADQLPSNETPKNNVQPEAEPPVMFPESPSPLPHIPSEQHEKEPEPPVAAEAESINADDQECPDNYTVEVVSSPPKSRNKRAKSSPTTPVTTTLPVTPDKQSTRKSERIDKEKLKRSSSPRGEAFKTTPESKSLSKSPVQGIEMEQGTEQSSQSGRARRRNVRSVYATPIEDETGLQPGKDAESPRGGRKRGLDRDVGSELEAVAAPPTLRRGRPPKNRRQAEDVPAGKVERSKSTESKDGSETSSEGVPKVGKGKFSPPTQKGVSPGNASASGIVKKGDKMEKLSESTKLINEENPPILKNLRIRLDVTEVKAMLQTSEEEPGTDESPKNSSPGVSSKDEVLEVKFENDAMDDVNCERETLPAAEKAIDPHVASLAQELELEQAVENIAKLTEDAPPLPFKSNLTKARRLAAEEPEHVSEEEKPANPSSETELAAAIDSIKSEDMDQIMNSVESGPDMQTLGPGSKESETCSSTAVVQEETVTTPRKGCKGRSKTSKKGKGQKAAGSKKEPIKDVVLKAENIPVKSMESVPAELPAATERSPASTAVVITSSSKQRVSLMDPNADISNEPESPLKTEIDISKSSPAISRSPTSSKCQPSSYKNTCPSLSPTRTCLKNLSSYPSRISVSQTERFNQPKEAGVLSPPLTSVAPMETSKLPSDTPAQDANSGDLRKILTKPRTVPVLEIGATSGKIHAHPLRESDITSDVVTSKSAPQDNRQLPVSAQPVVRQPASIPSPETKQIFSEKSVISVIASTPTSVISRVCNPPDAEEKSNAPIGNRLDKQPPKQIYQPSLEESSTYHGPAVGEEGGNAGRYIVESTSLSTGSSTGLRVQTSEGVVVLSHSGQKMEGPLRISAKISQIPPASAVDMESQQLVSMPQIKQELYSASQPPSSKCPLPSDHGNSIKSQPNVATIKQESALDKLESAYTPVQSGVVKILQQTPGPSQVMSYVEKPAWVPTISPAISPHLPSAAGNHVGFIAGTPTDRTSLIQPKQEPRSPRKSGHPHSPFPKVSSPMGSSSPKGVSVVLPPGLNPLSQYVSTVHHSEQSVIMPPHNPHGSIGRMSPHRVGAIGHLTQGEVRVNTPPLSMMNYGIHSESLTSSWAPGQQRPTSPQAIGNREMVLKVNPANARSPAAQLKQDSIPAEYRGALHSGLPLDRFNRDMRVLMHHQQSDRPTAELHQGHVPENIPPSSTAPSMAASLSPRPHLLAKAVSEKDSSKASELKRAQSPSSKEGMMAIRSAMPPMASPQRVQLITAGTGTSFPEYSTMYTNLRPAHAQFAENSPMGINQSAHSIPPSQGVQEPESSQAQAESKVELVGHQPVNMVQLLTKYPIVWQGLLALKNDTAAVQLHFLCGNKALGLRSLPLPETGGILRIVQRMRLEAQQLEGVARRMTGESDFCLLLAMPCGLDQEDVLNQTQALKSAFIHYLQAKLAAGIINVPNPGSNQPAYVLQIFPPCEFSESHLSRLAPDLLSQISSISPHLMIVITSV